Proteins encoded together in one Prevotella scopos JCM 17725 window:
- a CDS encoding ankyrin repeat domain-containing protein — MMLATRTNKIESVKKLLELGANPNAHDDSTKYFGQSAVLLACSFNRPSSKILSC; from the coding sequence TTGATGTTAGCAACACGTACTAATAAAATAGAATCCGTTAAAAAATTATTAGAGTTAGGAGCTAATCCTAATGCACATGATGACTCCACTAAATACTTTGGACAAAGTGCTGTCTTATTAGCTTGTAGCTTTAATAGACCGTCAAGTAAGATACTTTCTTGTTGA
- a CDS encoding FMN-binding protein has product MNNYSRKLQQLLSLLTCVLLIMAVSIRRDGKVVGRELKQQQTDSTKTETMVVLEDGSVRLNTTELSKDIIGYGGTVPLEITLEDGKIKSIKALENSETPDFFKEASALLTKWNGRTVEEAQKLKVDAVSGATFSSKAIIGNVQRGLQYAAKNPVQDSIWAELDFSSKAIARLIVVLLATIIPLFVKDRRYRISQQILNVIVLGFWCGSFLSFTSMVSYMSNGMNVLTLIVPVIMLITAFVYPLFGKKSYYCTHVCPFGSLQELAGKCVGYKIKMKPKTAKRLDMFRQLLWAILMLCLWTGVWFDWIDYEPFSAFVFQSASWVVIVIAVVFVALSTVIVRPYCRFVCPTGSLFKYSQQSTSKNKK; this is encoded by the coding sequence ATGAACAATTATTCAAGAAAACTACAGCAGTTGCTGTCTCTGCTGACCTGTGTTCTACTAATTATGGCAGTCAGTATCCGTAGAGACGGAAAGGTTGTAGGACGTGAATTGAAGCAGCAACAGACGGATTCGACAAAGACAGAGACAATGGTTGTCCTTGAAGATGGTTCGGTACGGTTGAATACTACTGAACTTAGTAAGGACATCATAGGCTATGGAGGAACCGTTCCCTTGGAGATTACCTTGGAAGATGGTAAGATAAAGAGTATCAAGGCACTTGAAAATTCAGAAACACCCGACTTCTTTAAGGAGGCTTCAGCACTTCTAACTAAGTGGAACGGACGTACTGTTGAAGAGGCACAGAAGCTGAAAGTGGATGCTGTGTCAGGTGCTACATTCTCGTCAAAGGCTATCATTGGTAACGTGCAACGTGGTCTTCAATATGCTGCAAAAAATCCTGTACAGGATTCTATATGGGCGGAGCTGGACTTCTCGAGCAAGGCTATAGCAAGACTGATCGTAGTACTTTTGGCTACCATCATACCGCTCTTTGTCAAGGATAGACGATACAGGATAAGCCAGCAGATTCTCAACGTGATAGTATTGGGTTTCTGGTGTGGTTCGTTCCTAAGCTTTACATCAATGGTTAGTTATATGTCAAATGGTATGAATGTGCTGACACTGATAGTACCCGTCATTATGCTTATCACCGCGTTTGTGTATCCCCTCTTTGGCAAAAAGTCATATTATTGTACGCATGTATGTCCGTTTGGTTCGCTGCAAGAGCTTGCTGGAAAATGTGTAGGTTATAAAATCAAAATGAAACCAAAGACGGCTAAACGTTTAGATATGTTCCGACAGCTGCTGTGGGCAATCCTCATGCTATGTCTGTGGACAGGTGTATGGTTCGATTGGATTGATTATGAGCCATTCTCTGCTTTTGTTTTCCAGTCTGCCTCGTGGGTAGTTATCGTTATTGCTGTCGTCTTTGTGGCACTCTCCACAGTGATTGTGCGACCTTACTGTCGCTTTGTTTGCCCAACAGGTTCGCTCTTTAAATATAGTCAACAGTCAACTTCAAAAAACAAGAAATAA
- a CDS encoding nitroreductase family protein codes for MKISMIINTVLAIALVFLSYKLAVTGNDKGKEQDSSEVVLNTILKRTSIRSYENKSVEKDKIEKLLRAGMAAPTAMNKQPWHFIVITDKGQLQKLSEANPYAAMAAKAPLAIVVCGDMKKAAEGDARELWVQDCSAATENILLAATGMGLGAVWTGTYPSKERCTDVAKVLGLPESLIPLNTIVIGYPDADVSPKDKWNTENISYNTYGEE; via the coding sequence ATGAAGATTTCAATGATTATCAATACAGTGCTTGCCATTGCACTTGTATTCCTTAGTTATAAACTTGCTGTAACTGGGAATGACAAAGGTAAGGAACAAGATAGCTCTGAAGTAGTACTCAATACGATTCTCAAGCGTACATCTATCCGCTCTTATGAGAACAAATCTGTTGAAAAGGACAAGATAGAAAAACTGCTTCGTGCAGGAATGGCTGCCCCAACAGCTATGAATAAACAGCCTTGGCATTTTATCGTTATTACGGATAAAGGGCAGCTACAAAAGCTTTCTGAGGCTAACCCCTATGCTGCTATGGCTGCAAAGGCTCCACTGGCTATCGTTGTTTGTGGTGATATGAAAAAGGCGGCTGAAGGTGATGCACGTGAGTTATGGGTTCAGGATTGCTCTGCAGCAACGGAGAATATTCTCTTGGCTGCTACAGGGATGGGACTTGGAGCCGTGTGGACGGGTACCTACCCTTCAAAAGAACGTTGTACTGACGTAGCTAAGGTACTTGGTCTTCCAGAGTCGTTAATTCCACTAAACACGATTGTCATTGGTTATCCTGATGCTGATGTGAGTCCGAAGGATAAATGGAATACGGAAAACATTTCATACAATACCTATGGTGAGGAGTAA
- a CDS encoding CocE/NonD family hydrolase: MKKLIIASLGMMLAMNVNAAKKPKTNALQFNPESGVKASLTMPNGKVVNYTAYNKLYFVTNVEDSTYQYMNIFVPEGANEQTPIFLRTYVGGYMASQAGDPQAQDASGRALAEGYVLVIPGSRGRTSTVKKGKKTVYTGRAPKALLDLKAAIRYLRHFDNLIPGNTEKIITDGTSAGGAMSSLMGATGNNPAYEPLLKAMGAADGRDDVFASVCYCPITDLDHADMAYEWLYGNTDSRKSLAASKQTLIKELAAQFPSYINSLGLKKTDGTLLNADNYLDYIKQIIIRSAQDAKDAGADIPDSIGFTFSSEAAFQAPINGGVGMARPAGMGGGMPPMMMGGRKRVGEYITDLDMNKYLNYVVSTQALKGVPAFDSYNVDGAAASGENGEFGNEHGSDVNFTTWAAAKTGSTLSDEVKENVRLLNPMYFIGDAATSVAPHWYIRHGARDRDTAFPIAINMATKLQNAGKDVNFKLPWNRPHSGDYALNELFSWIAKIVK, translated from the coding sequence ATGAAGAAACTAATTATTGCATCCTTAGGAATGATGCTCGCAATGAATGTGAATGCTGCTAAGAAACCAAAGACAAACGCTCTGCAGTTTAATCCTGAGAGTGGAGTGAAGGCATCATTGACAATGCCTAATGGCAAAGTGGTGAATTACACGGCTTATAACAAACTTTATTTTGTTACCAACGTAGAGGATTCTACCTATCAGTATATGAATATCTTTGTACCAGAAGGGGCTAACGAGCAGACACCTATCTTCCTCCGCACCTACGTGGGAGGTTATATGGCAAGTCAGGCAGGTGACCCACAAGCACAGGACGCCAGCGGACGTGCTTTGGCTGAGGGCTATGTTCTCGTCATTCCCGGTAGCCGTGGTCGTACTTCTACCGTAAAGAAAGGAAAGAAGACGGTTTATACTGGTCGTGCTCCGAAAGCCCTACTCGACTTAAAAGCGGCTATCCGTTACCTGCGTCACTTTGATAACCTGATACCGGGTAATACGGAGAAGATTATTACTGACGGTACCAGTGCAGGTGGAGCGATGTCGAGTTTGATGGGTGCAACAGGCAACAACCCTGCCTATGAGCCTCTGCTCAAGGCTATGGGTGCAGCTGACGGACGTGATGATGTCTTTGCGAGTGTGTGCTATTGCCCGATTACCGACCTCGATCATGCGGATATGGCATACGAATGGCTGTATGGTAATACTGATAGTCGCAAGAGCCTCGCTGCAAGTAAGCAGACATTGATAAAGGAATTGGCAGCACAGTTCCCATCTTATATCAACTCACTTGGCTTGAAGAAGACTGATGGTACACTGCTAAATGCTGACAATTATCTTGACTATATCAAGCAGATTATTATCCGTAGTGCTCAGGATGCTAAAGATGCAGGTGCAGACATCCCTGATTCTATCGGTTTTACATTCAGCAGTGAGGCAGCTTTTCAGGCTCCTATCAATGGCGGTGTAGGTATGGCGCGACCTGCAGGAATGGGTGGCGGTATGCCTCCGATGATGATGGGTGGCAGAAAAAGGGTTGGTGAATATATCACAGACCTTGATATGAACAAGTATCTTAACTACGTAGTAAGTACGCAAGCTCTCAAGGGTGTACCAGCTTTTGACAGCTATAACGTGGACGGAGCAGCTGCAAGTGGTGAGAACGGTGAGTTTGGAAACGAGCATGGTTCTGATGTTAACTTTACTACATGGGCTGCTGCAAAGACCGGTAGCACATTGTCTGACGAGGTAAAAGAGAATGTTCGTCTGCTGAACCCTATGTATTTCATCGGTGATGCAGCTACCTCTGTTGCTCCCCACTGGTATATCCGACATGGTGCTCGCGACCGTGATACTGCTTTCCCTATCGCTATCAATATGGCAACAAAACTGCAGAACGCAGGTAAGGATGTTAACTTCAAGCTACCTTGGAACCGCCCTCACAGTGGCGACTATGCCCTGAATGAACTCTTCAGCTGGATAGCTAAGATTGTAAAATAA
- a CDS encoding mannose-1-phosphate guanylyltransferase, with protein MTTERNNYCVILAGGKGSRLWPWSRNKFPKQFTDFFGVGRTQLQQTFDRFTHILPKENIYINTSCDYLDLVRGQLPEVAADHIMAEPIHRNTAPSVAWAVHRIMMFDPKANIIISPSDHNIVNDTAFYHNINEGLMFVEKNDAILTMGVSPTRPEPGYGYIQKGVYTGEGDIYKVQAFTEKPDREFAQMFMDSKEWYWNTGLFLSNTKYLRQCLCGFLPSVLPVGEIGEKITTIKEEEVFVRENFPRYPNISLDYGVLEKSENVYVMKCDFGWADLGTWHGVYESMSKREGDNVVIDSDVILEDSANNIIKLSKGKLGIINGLDGYIIVEKDNVLFICKKEESSSLVRKYANEVQIKKGEEFL; from the coding sequence ATGACTACGGAACGAAACAACTATTGCGTGATTCTTGCCGGAGGCAAGGGAAGCAGGTTATGGCCTTGGAGCAGAAACAAATTTCCAAAGCAATTTACTGATTTCTTTGGCGTAGGTCGTACTCAACTTCAACAAACTTTTGATCGCTTTACCCATATTCTTCCCAAAGAGAACATATATATCAACACTAGTTGCGATTACCTCGACCTTGTCAGAGGACAACTGCCTGAAGTGGCGGCTGACCATATCATGGCTGAGCCTATACATAGAAACACGGCACCAAGTGTTGCATGGGCAGTACATCGTATCATGATGTTTGACCCCAAAGCTAACATTATAATTTCACCCTCAGACCATAATATCGTAAATGACACCGCTTTCTACCATAATATTAATGAAGGATTGATGTTCGTTGAGAAAAACGATGCAATATTGACCATGGGAGTTAGCCCTACCCGACCAGAGCCTGGATATGGTTATATACAGAAAGGAGTCTATACGGGAGAAGGCGATATATATAAGGTTCAAGCTTTTACGGAGAAACCTGACCGTGAATTTGCACAGATGTTTATGGATAGCAAAGAATGGTATTGGAACACAGGACTCTTCCTTTCTAACACAAAATATCTACGCCAATGCCTTTGTGGTTTCCTCCCCTCTGTCCTGCCTGTTGGAGAAATTGGAGAAAAGATAACGACCATAAAAGAAGAAGAGGTTTTCGTCCGGGAGAACTTTCCACGCTATCCAAACATATCGTTAGATTATGGTGTCTTGGAAAAGTCGGAGAATGTCTATGTAATGAAGTGTGACTTCGGATGGGCAGACCTTGGTACGTGGCATGGTGTCTATGAGTCAATGAGCAAACGAGAAGGAGATAATGTCGTTATTGACTCTGATGTTATCCTTGAAGATTCAGCCAATAATATCATAAAACTTTCCAAAGGTAAATTGGGTATTATCAACGGACTAGACGGATATATCATTGTCGAAAAGGACAATGTCTTATTTATCTGCAAGAAAGAAGAATCGTCATCATTGGTGAGAAAATATGCCAATGAGGTACAGATAAAGAAAGGGGAAGAGTTTCTATAA
- a CDS encoding HIT family protein produces MTIFSKIAAGEIPSYKCAENEQFYAFLDIDPVTKGHTLVIPRKEIDYIFDMDDEELAAFEIFAKKVARAIKTVFPCKKVAQVVLGLEVNHAHIHLLPMNSEADVDFKHHVQVEAEEQKEIAAKIFKAFQELD; encoded by the coding sequence ATGACAATATTCAGTAAGATTGCAGCGGGTGAGATACCAAGCTACAAATGTGCAGAGAACGAACAGTTCTACGCTTTTCTCGATATTGACCCAGTAACAAAGGGTCACACACTTGTTATTCCTCGCAAGGAGATTGATTACATCTTCGATATGGATGATGAGGAACTTGCTGCTTTTGAGATCTTTGCAAAGAAAGTAGCACGTGCTATAAAGACAGTCTTTCCATGTAAGAAGGTGGCTCAGGTCGTTTTAGGATTAGAGGTTAACCATGCACACATCCACCTCTTGCCAATGAACAGCGAGGCTGATGTTGATTTCAAGCATCACGTACAGGTTGAGGCTGAGGAGCAGAAGGAGATTGCTGCAAAGATTTTCAAAGCTTTTCAAGAATTGGATTAA
- the greA gene encoding transcription elongation factor GreA, whose product MAYMSQEGYDKLVAELQHLESVERPKASAAIAEAADKGDLSENSEYDAAKEAQRHLEARIAEMKMTVAKAKIVDVSRLSTDAVQIMSTVEMTNVKTNAKMKYTIVSETEANLKLNKISIKTPIAQGLLNKKVGDEVEINIPRGTITLRIDKISIDA is encoded by the coding sequence ATGGCTTATATGTCACAGGAAGGCTACGACAAACTCGTGGCTGAGTTGCAGCATTTAGAATCTGTAGAACGTCCGAAAGCATCAGCTGCGATTGCAGAAGCTGCTGATAAAGGCGACTTGAGTGAGAATTCTGAGTACGATGCCGCTAAGGAGGCACAGCGTCATCTTGAGGCACGTATTGCAGAGATGAAGATGACCGTGGCAAAGGCAAAGATCGTCGATGTGTCACGTCTGAGCACAGATGCTGTGCAGATTATGTCCACAGTAGAAATGACAAACGTGAAGACAAATGCTAAGATGAAGTACACGATTGTCAGCGAGACAGAGGCTAACTTGAAGCTGAACAAGATTTCAATTAAGACTCCTATTGCACAGGGCTTGTTGAATAAAAAGGTGGGCGACGAGGTTGAAATCAACATCCCTCGTGGTACTATCACCCTTCGCATTGATAAAATTTCAATTGATGCATAA
- the pdxT gene encoding pyridoxal 5'-phosphate synthase glutaminase subunit PdxT, with amino-acid sequence MRIAILALQGAFLEHEMMLNKLGVDCFEVRQLSDWHQVKDGLVIPGGESTTQGKLLRDLGLLEPIREAIEAGLPVFGTCAGLILLAHEVEGNSPSAPVPPRLGTMNMTAARNAYGRQLGSFHAEASFKGIDGNIPMTFIRAPYIKEAAGEVEILSEVDGHIVAARQGNQLVTAFHPELDSDTRVHEYFLDMVKAR; translated from the coding sequence ATGAGAATCGCTATTCTTGCCCTGCAGGGAGCGTTCTTAGAGCATGAGATGATGCTCAATAAGCTGGGTGTTGATTGCTTTGAGGTTAGACAATTGAGCGACTGGCATCAGGTGAAAGATGGATTGGTTATCCCAGGTGGTGAGAGTACCACACAAGGAAAACTCCTTCGTGATCTTGGATTGCTTGAGCCTATTCGTGAAGCTATCGAAGCTGGATTGCCAGTCTTTGGTACTTGTGCTGGTTTGATACTCCTTGCACATGAAGTGGAAGGGAATAGTCCGTCTGCACCTGTCCCTCCTCGATTGGGCACAATGAATATGACTGCTGCTCGTAATGCCTATGGTCGTCAGTTGGGTAGTTTTCATGCGGAAGCTTCTTTTAAAGGGATTGATGGCAATATTCCTATGACTTTCATCCGTGCACCTTATATAAAGGAAGCAGCTGGAGAGGTTGAAATACTCTCAGAAGTGGATGGGCATATCGTTGCTGCCCGCCAAGGAAACCAACTTGTCACGGCCTTTCATCCGGAATTAGATAGTGACACGCGTGTACATGAATATTTCTTGGACATGGTGAAGGCTAGATAA
- the pdxS gene encoding pyridoxal 5'-phosphate synthase lyase subunit PdxS, producing the protein MTNRQELNRNLAQMLKGGVIMDVTTPEQARIAEAAGACAVMALERIPADIRAAGGVSRMSDPKMIKGIQEAVTIPVMAKCRIGHISEAQILQAIEIDYIDESEVLSPADNIYHIDKTQFEVPFVCGARNLSEALRRIAEGATMIRTKGEPGTGDVVQAVSHMRLMQSQIRDLVSKREDELFEAAKQLQAPYELVKYVHENGKLPVVNFAAGGVATPADAALMMQLGAEGVFVGSGIFKSGDPAKRAAAIVKAVTNYNDPKELAKLSEDLGEAMVGINEHEIEVLMAERGQ; encoded by the coding sequence ATGACAAATAGACAAGAACTAAACCGCAATCTAGCCCAGATGTTGAAGGGCGGTGTAATCATGGACGTAACAACACCTGAACAGGCTCGCATCGCTGAGGCTGCAGGTGCTTGTGCAGTAATGGCTTTGGAACGCATCCCTGCTGACATTCGTGCTGCTGGTGGCGTTTCACGTATGAGTGACCCTAAGATGATTAAGGGTATTCAAGAAGCTGTGACGATTCCTGTGATGGCTAAGTGTCGTATTGGTCATATCTCTGAAGCGCAGATTTTGCAGGCAATAGAGATTGATTACATTGACGAAAGTGAGGTTCTTTCTCCTGCAGATAATATCTATCATATTGACAAGACTCAGTTTGAGGTGCCTTTCGTTTGTGGTGCACGTAACTTGAGCGAGGCTTTACGTCGTATTGCTGAAGGTGCAACGATGATTCGTACGAAAGGTGAGCCTGGTACTGGTGACGTTGTACAGGCTGTTAGCCACATGCGTCTGATGCAGAGCCAGATTCGTGATCTCGTTAGCAAGCGTGAAGATGAACTCTTTGAGGCTGCTAAGCAGTTACAGGCTCCATACGAACTCGTGAAGTATGTACATGAGAATGGTAAGTTGCCTGTTGTGAATTTCGCTGCTGGTGGTGTAGCTACTCCTGCTGATGCTGCGTTGATGATGCAACTCGGTGCTGAGGGTGTCTTCGTTGGTTCTGGTATCTTCAAGAGTGGTGATCCTGCTAAGCGTGCTGCAGCGATTGTAAAGGCAGTGACAAACTATAACGATCCTAAGGAATTGGCTAAACTATCAGAAGACTTGGGTGAGGCTATGGTTGGTATCAACGAGCATGAGATTGAAGTGCTCATGGCTGAGCGCGGACAATGA
- a CDS encoding hydroxymethylpyrimidine/phosphomethylpyrimidine kinase has translation MKTILTITGSDSTGGSGVQADIRTIAALGGYAVSAVTSVTVQNTLGIQAFYDLPAEIVRGQIEAIINDMQPDTVKVGMIRTIETLAVVVDALLKYRPHHIIYDPIVTASNGDRLMTDDVITQIRCRLLPLCSLVILREGEPERIFDCSALKGDGSRAVRSFVLDDPLQHGLANSFSSALAVYLSQDETMETALQHAREYVRTLIMRQSDIRGRSSQLYYDFLEAVQQHYRTNRDVAFYADCLNVSPRYLSQVAHRISGKSPKCIIDHTLAEALACQLRTTQKTIQEIAFEHGFASQAQFSKFFRKQIGQTPSEWRRPKKDFPLTPQQEGST, from the coding sequence TTGAAAACAATTCTCACAATAACAGGTTCAGATAGCACTGGTGGCTCAGGAGTGCAGGCTGATATCAGAACGATAGCTGCATTGGGTGGCTATGCGGTGTCGGCTGTAACCTCCGTTACTGTTCAGAATACATTGGGTATTCAGGCCTTCTATGATCTTCCTGCAGAAATAGTAAGGGGACAGATTGAGGCCATTATCAATGATATGCAGCCTGATACGGTAAAGGTGGGAATGATTAGAACCATAGAGACTTTGGCTGTTGTGGTGGATGCGCTGTTGAAGTATCGTCCTCACCATATTATATACGACCCGATTGTGACGGCAAGTAATGGTGACAGATTGATGACAGATGACGTGATAACACAGATACGTTGTCGATTACTGCCCTTGTGCTCTCTGGTTATCTTGAGGGAGGGTGAGCCTGAAAGAATCTTTGATTGTTCGGCTTTGAAAGGCGATGGGAGTCGAGCTGTTCGTTCATTCGTGTTAGACGACCCTTTGCAGCATGGTCTTGCCAATAGTTTTTCATCTGCTCTTGCTGTTTATCTGAGTCAGGACGAGACAATGGAAACTGCTTTGCAGCATGCACGGGAATATGTAAGAACATTGATAATGCGACAGAGTGATATCCGTGGACGGAGTAGCCAGTTATACTATGATTTTCTGGAAGCAGTACAGCAACATTATCGTACTAATCGTGATGTTGCCTTTTATGCTGACTGTCTGAATGTTTCTCCACGTTATCTGTCACAGGTGGCACATCGTATTTCTGGCAAATCGCCTAAGTGCATCATCGATCATACACTCGCAGAAGCACTTGCTTGTCAGCTACGAACAACACAGAAAACAATCCAAGAAATAGCTTTTGAGCATGGCTTTGCTTCGCAAGCTCAGTTCTCAAAGTTCTTTAGGAAACAGATTGGGCAGACGCCAAGTGAGTGGCGACGTCCTAAGAAAGACTTCCCCTTAACACCTCAGCAAGAGGGGAGTACCTAA
- a CDS encoding TonB-dependent receptor produces the protein MAQNTDAMLFGDVKAKEGGQHLSHAKIQVKGTNLKTQCDATGHFKLSNLPVGKQVIIATLSSYQQQEIEVNMEANKGTGAYFELEKDPLELSQVVVTGTRTSHFVKDVPIRTEVLTSQAITKKNAQNLYEALEGVPGIRVEQQCQFCNFSEVRMQGLGAEHTQVLIDGEPIYSGLAGVYGLQQIGTNDIDRLEVVKGAGSALYGSSAVAGAINIISKEPTFEPSVNGDIQFGNFGFKSYKGSGSMRYNNIGLSVFAQRTQMDAIDRTQNGLTRKEVKNKDGISDRVDETMNNLGFSLYFYQPFAKNDKLVLRGKAIDEHRFGGVMTNDQYMNPYTDGTEDIRTNRLSADLAYTLPIGKHSELNLTTAYVYHKRLATNDTFLHDYMDSHKDPAHPDEDGAEPDVSMMRPYIAKENTVTPSLSFTSILGNHTLLGGVQGYFTRLRETGLYVISAEDEKTSPYYGVPYTSIGKKHANELGFFVQDEWNVTPKLIVVPGIRVDYHSSGEEYATSVKVSDSAFPTTKFSKTTINPRIAIKYELTPSLILRANVGTGFRAPYGFSEDLHLCSGSPRVWKSSNLKGERAISYNLSADYYAKKYQFSINIFRTNLKDKIQFSPADDEVKKFGYSYQWENVDDAYVQGVELGAKANLFRNFNAGINWTFNQGKFKHERADWSDPNDETVKEFPQRLQYAKDSRNVSRFPAMTGDIDLDYTPGTWTFSLTSSLQGRMFIDYNSEDDGATSKIKKTNTFMIFNCRAAKRFGSCTVYAGAKNIFSYIQDEKHTDDAAFMYAPVYGATWYVGLSVRL, from the coding sequence ATGGCACAAAACACCGACGCAATGCTCTTCGGTGACGTAAAGGCAAAAGAAGGTGGACAACACCTCTCTCATGCTAAAATCCAAGTAAAAGGTACCAACCTTAAAACTCAATGCGATGCTACTGGACACTTCAAATTAAGTAATCTTCCTGTTGGAAAGCAGGTTATCATTGCTACACTTTCTAGTTATCAGCAGCAGGAAATCGAAGTAAATATGGAAGCCAACAAGGGTACTGGTGCTTACTTTGAGTTGGAAAAAGATCCATTAGAGTTAAGTCAGGTCGTTGTAACTGGTACTCGTACCAGCCACTTTGTAAAGGACGTGCCTATCCGTACAGAGGTTCTGACATCACAGGCTATCACCAAGAAGAATGCCCAGAACTTATACGAAGCACTTGAAGGTGTACCGGGTATCCGTGTAGAACAGCAGTGCCAGTTCTGTAACTTCTCTGAAGTACGTATGCAAGGCTTGGGCGCTGAGCACACACAGGTACTCATTGATGGTGAGCCTATTTACTCTGGTCTTGCTGGTGTCTATGGTTTACAGCAGATTGGAACCAATGACATCGACCGCCTTGAGGTGGTTAAGGGTGCTGGTTCTGCACTCTATGGAAGTAGTGCCGTTGCTGGTGCTATCAATATTATCTCAAAGGAACCAACCTTTGAGCCATCTGTTAATGGTGATATTCAGTTTGGAAACTTTGGCTTCAAGAGCTATAAGGGTTCTGGTTCTATGCGTTATAACAACATCGGTCTGAGTGTATTCGCACAGCGAACACAGATGGACGCTATCGACCGCACACAGAATGGACTTACACGTAAGGAAGTAAAGAACAAGGATGGTATCTCTGATCGTGTAGATGAGACGATGAATAACCTTGGTTTCAGCCTTTATTTCTATCAGCCTTTTGCTAAGAACGATAAACTCGTACTGCGTGGTAAGGCGATTGACGAGCACCGTTTCGGTGGTGTTATGACGAATGATCAATATATGAATCCATATACTGATGGTACTGAAGACATTCGTACCAACCGTCTTTCAGCTGACCTCGCTTACACCTTGCCTATCGGTAAGCACTCTGAATTAAATCTTACAACAGCTTACGTATATCACAAACGCCTGGCAACAAACGACACCTTCCTTCACGACTATATGGATTCTCACAAGGATCCAGCACATCCAGATGAAGACGGTGCAGAACCTGACGTTTCTATGATGCGCCCATACATTGCTAAGGAGAATACGGTGACACCATCACTCTCCTTCACTTCAATTCTTGGCAACCATACATTGCTTGGTGGTGTACAGGGTTATTTCACTCGTTTGCGTGAGACTGGACTCTATGTCATCTCTGCTGAGGACGAGAAGACAAGTCCTTACTATGGCGTTCCATATACTTCTATCGGTAAGAAACACGCCAACGAGCTTGGTTTCTTCGTACAGGATGAGTGGAACGTGACTCCAAAGTTGATTGTTGTACCAGGTATCCGTGTTGATTATCATAGCTCTGGTGAGGAGTACGCTACCAGCGTAAAGGTTTCTGATAGCGCCTTCCCAACTACTAAGTTTAGTAAGACAACCATCAATCCTCGTATTGCTATCAAATATGAACTGACTCCTTCACTCATTCTTCGTGCTAATGTAGGTACAGGTTTCCGTGCTCCTTACGGATTCTCTGAGGACCTCCACCTCTGTAGTGGTTCGCCACGTGTATGGAAATCATCTAACCTTAAGGGTGAGCGTGCTATTAGCTACAACCTCTCAGCAGACTATTATGCTAAGAAATATCAGTTCAGCATCAACATCTTCCGCACCAACTTGAAAGATAAGATTCAGTTCTCTCCTGCAGACGATGAGGTTAAGAAGTTCGGTTACTCTTACCAGTGGGAGAATGTTGACGATGCCTACGTACAGGGTGTTGAATTAGGTGCAAAGGCAAATCTCTTCCGCAACTTCAATGCTGGTATTAACTGGACCTTCAATCAAGGTAAGTTTAAGCACGAGCGTGCAGACTGGTCAGACCCTAACGATGAGACTGTAAAAGAGTTCCCACAGCGTCTGCAGTATGCGAAGGACAGCCGTAACGTTTCTCGTTTCCCAGCAATGACTGGCGATATCGACCTCGATTATACCCCTGGCACATGGACTTTCTCTCTCACAAGCTCATTACAGGGAAGAATGTTCATCGACTACAACTCTGAGGACGATGGTGCAACATCAAAGATTAAGAAGACAAACACCTTCATGATCTTCAACTGCCGTGCTGCAAAGCGTTTCGGTTCATGTACTGTTTATGCAGGTGCTAAGAATATCTTCAGCTATATTCAGGACGAGAAACACACAGACGACGCAGCCTTCATGTATGCTCCAGTTTATGGTGCAACATGGTATGTAGGTCTCAGCGTTAGACTATAA